The following are from one region of the Paenibacillus sabinae T27 genome:
- a CDS encoding glycosyltransferase family 2 protein produces the protein MRIGIHPKPASRSKASASGRKSVLQGPAKLQKTRIRKVLSSVRTPGPVRPSGRTAGRSSGKTAWIRPALNRKLSVIISACNEETTLGAVLKEAERLKPEEIIVVLNGCVDNSFRRARKSGMATIVHCPEAAGHDIGRAIGAKLSRGDILLFLDGDMAIPAPELYPFAAAVDQGADVALNNLNPLLPVFGECDDVTRCKMFLNTALGREDLGSGSMTAVPHALSRRALELIGPQTLAVPPKAQAAAIMQKLCIKTAGTVNVIKRNRIRKGNTGAGNGVEQLIIGDHAEALAEGFARGETGLLWRESGTDSRRLLAAWRNGI, from the coding sequence ATGAGAATTGGAATTCATCCGAAGCCTGCCAGCAGGTCCAAGGCTTCCGCTTCAGGGCGAAAAAGCGTCTTGCAGGGACCTGCAAAGCTGCAAAAGACTCGTATCCGAAAAGTCCTTAGCAGCGTTAGAACTCCAGGACCGGTTCGACCCTCCGGAAGAACCGCCGGACGAAGCTCCGGGAAAACGGCATGGATTCGGCCGGCGCTGAACAGGAAGCTGTCGGTCATTATTAGCGCATGCAATGAGGAAACGACGCTGGGAGCGGTGCTGAAAGAAGCGGAACGGCTGAAGCCGGAGGAGATCATCGTCGTACTGAACGGCTGCGTCGATAACAGCTTCCGGCGGGCGCGGAAGTCCGGCATGGCCACCATCGTCCACTGTCCGGAGGCAGCGGGTCATGATATAGGGCGGGCGATTGGCGCAAAGCTCAGCCGGGGCGACATCCTGCTGTTCCTTGATGGCGATATGGCCATCCCCGCTCCGGAGCTGTATCCTTTCGCTGCGGCCGTAGACCAGGGAGCGGATGTGGCGCTTAATAACCTGAATCCGCTGCTTCCGGTATTCGGAGAATGCGATGACGTGACCCGCTGCAAAATGTTTCTGAACACAGCGCTTGGCCGGGAGGATCTGGGTTCCGGTTCCATGACTGCCGTACCGCATGCGCTTTCCCGCAGGGCATTGGAGCTTATCGGCCCCCAGACGCTAGCGGTCCCCCCCAAGGCCCAGGCGGCCGCCATTATGCAGAAGCTTTGCATCAAGACTGCGGGCACGGTTAATGTCATCAAGCGGAACCGGATTCGAAAAGGGAATACGGGGGCGGGTAACGGCGTGGAACAATTGATTATCGGCGATCATGCCGAGGCGCTTGCGGAAGGGTTCGCCCGCGGCGAGACGGGGCTGCTCTGGCGAGAGAGCGGGACGGACAGCCGCCGCTTGCTTGCGGCATGGAGGAACGGAATATGA
- a CDS encoding glycosyltransferase family 2 protein yields MKRIIKRSRPSRRSTVRRAARTHKAAYSGNHPEPIVSVIIPAMNEAGTIAAAIKEARKVDLRCEVIVVVNGSSDGTAEIAASCGARVITYAEPLGHDVGRSVGAESAKGDILLFTDGDLVIPASQLRPFKAAVSRGADIALNDYSGPVHRSRPHPVVLSKHTLNILLGRPELKGCSMTAVPHALSRKALETLGSGILSSPPMAQAMAVLKGLKIEAAYKVPVGRMNVIRPKTNGTDPLQQIIVADHLRAISLVLESRGERAGFSDGTRRREMVR; encoded by the coding sequence ATGAAGCGAATAATAAAGCGCTCCCGCCCCTCCCGGCGCAGTACTGTACGCCGTGCGGCCCGGACTCATAAAGCCGCATACTCCGGGAATCATCCCGAGCCGATCGTGTCCGTTATCATTCCGGCAATGAATGAAGCGGGCACGATTGCAGCGGCCATCAAGGAAGCAAGAAAAGTCGATTTGCGATGTGAAGTCATCGTTGTGGTTAACGGTTCCTCTGATGGCACCGCAGAAATTGCCGCGTCCTGCGGAGCGCGCGTGATAACCTATGCGGAGCCGCTGGGACACGATGTCGGCCGCAGCGTAGGGGCGGAGTCGGCGAAAGGTGACATTCTTTTGTTTACGGACGGCGATCTGGTCATTCCGGCTTCACAGCTTCGTCCTTTCAAGGCGGCTGTAAGCAGGGGAGCAGACATCGCTTTGAACGATTATTCCGGACCGGTTCACCGTTCCCGTCCCCATCCGGTTGTGCTCTCCAAGCATACGCTCAATATTCTGCTGGGCCGTCCGGAACTGAAGGGCTGCTCGATGACGGCAGTTCCGCACGCGCTAAGCCGCAAGGCTTTGGAAACGCTCGGCAGCGGGATATTGTCCTCTCCGCCGATGGCGCAGGCGATGGCTGTTCTGAAAGGCCTTAAAATAGAAGCAGCGTATAAGGTACCCGTCGGGAGAATGAACGTTATCCGCCCCAAGACGAACGGGACCGATCCCTTGCAGCAGATTATTGTCGCGGATCATCTCCGGGCGATTTCTCTGGTGCTGGAAAGCAGGGGCGAGAGAGCCGGATTCAGCGACGGGACTCGGCGGAGGGAAATGGTGAGGTGA
- a CDS encoding DUF1858 domain-containing protein, with amino-acid sequence MNKTLSLNESIFDLVSRDPEVMDIMLELGFRDIAKPGMLQTAGRIMTLAKGIKLKKIDIDTVKQTFLRHGFIIQE; translated from the coding sequence ATGAATAAAACGCTGAGTCTAAATGAGTCGATATTCGATCTGGTCAGCCGTGATCCCGAAGTGATGGACATTATGCTCGAACTGGGCTTTCGGGATATCGCCAAGCCGGGGATGCTGCAGACAGCCGGTCGAATCATGACATTGGCTAAAGGAATCAAGCTTAAAAAAATAGATATAGACACCGTCAAGCAGACGTTTCTGCGTCACGGATTCATCATTCAGGAATAG
- a CDS encoding sugar phosphate nucleotidyltransferase, which produces MKGVILAGGMGTRLYPLTRMMNKHLLPVGKYPMICYGLDRLRKAGITDILLVISRQSAGMYTEFLGSGAEFGVSLTYKIQEAAGGIAEALELAKDFILPGERFVVLLGDNLFTEDLTPYVSSYLRQPEGTAKVLLKPVEDARRYGVPVFDSADSAWIARIEEKPKQPKTSYCVTGIYMYDKAVFDIIRQISPSRRGELEITDVNNLYAADRKLSYDVLKGWWSDAGTFESLREAGEKLKDALP; this is translated from the coding sequence TTGAAAGGAGTCATACTGGCAGGCGGTATGGGAACGAGGCTGTATCCGCTGACCCGGATGATGAACAAGCATTTGCTGCCGGTAGGCAAATATCCGATGATCTGTTACGGTCTCGACCGGCTGCGAAAGGCTGGCATCACCGACATTCTCCTTGTAATCAGCAGGCAATCTGCCGGAATGTATACCGAATTCCTGGGAAGCGGCGCCGAGTTCGGCGTGTCCCTGACCTATAAAATCCAGGAAGCCGCCGGCGGAATCGCCGAGGCGCTGGAGCTTGCCAAAGATTTTATTTTGCCTGGAGAGCGGTTTGTCGTGCTGCTTGGAGACAATTTATTCACGGAGGATCTTACACCTTATGTGAGCAGTTATCTCAGGCAGCCGGAGGGAACCGCCAAGGTGCTGCTTAAACCGGTGGAGGATGCGCGGCGATACGGCGTTCCCGTCTTCGACAGCGCAGACTCAGCCTGGATTGCCCGCATCGAAGAAAAACCGAAACAACCGAAGACGAGCTACTGCGTAACGGGAATCTATATGTACGACAAGGCCGTGTTCGATATCATCCGGCAGATTTCTCCTTCCCGGAGGGGGGAGCTTGAGATTACCGACGTGAACAACCTGTATGCGGCTGACCGCAAGCTGAGCTATGATGTGCTCAAAGGATGGTGGAGCGATGCAGGCACGTTCGAATCCCTGCGCGAAGCGGGGGAGAAGCTGAAAGACGCGCTGCCGTAA
- a CDS encoding glycosyltransferase family 2 protein encodes MTRTSIIIPTFNGLRLLRNCVEAIRGHTAEPYELIVVDNASSDGTAEYCRREKIAFISLPANAGFPAACNHGLQLASGDELLLLNNDVIVSKGWLTNLKAALYSAPYIGIVGPVTNYASGRQQISTGYSDIAGFHAAAETANISDPSKWSETTRLVGLCFLFKREVFTKVGLFDERFSPGHFEDDDYCMRARLQGYRLLIAGDCLVHHEGSASFKEVYRSGWKELIERNRGLYMDKWGVDPGQFI; translated from the coding sequence ATGACGCGAACCAGTATTATTATTCCGACCTTTAACGGACTGAGGCTGCTCCGGAACTGCGTGGAGGCCATTCGCGGGCATACGGCGGAGCCTTACGAACTGATCGTTGTGGATAATGCCTCCAGCGACGGCACGGCGGAATACTGCCGCAGAGAAAAGATCGCCTTCATCTCCTTACCCGCCAACGCCGGGTTTCCGGCCGCCTGCAATCACGGCCTTCAGCTGGCATCAGGGGACGAACTGCTGCTTCTCAATAATGATGTCATTGTTTCTAAGGGGTGGTTGACTAATCTGAAGGCAGCCTTGTACAGCGCTCCATATATAGGCATTGTCGGTCCCGTGACCAATTATGCCAGCGGCAGGCAGCAGATAAGCACCGGTTATTCGGACATTGCCGGGTTCCATGCGGCGGCGGAGACGGCGAATATTTCCGATCCCTCCAAATGGAGCGAGACGACCCGGCTGGTCGGCTTATGCTTTTTATTCAAAAGGGAAGTGTTCACAAAGGTAGGTCTATTCGATGAAAGATTTTCGCCGGGGCATTTCGAGGACGACGATTATTGCATGCGCGCACGTCTTCAGGGCTACCGGCTGCTGATCGCCGGGGACTGCCTGGTGCATCATGAGGGGAGCGCCAGCTTCAAGGAGGTTTACCGTTCCGGCTGGAAAGAGCTGATTGAGCGCAATCGCGGACTATATATGGACAAATGGGGGGTCGACCCCGGGCAGTTTATTTGA